The Yersinia entomophaga nucleotide sequence CGGGATCGAATATATCGAAGTGCGCTCGCTGGATATCAATCCGTTCTCCCCAATTGGTGTTGATGCGGTACAGGCTCGTTTCCTCGATCTATTTCTGATCTGGTGCGTGCTGGCTGATGCGCCTGAAATGAGCAGCGATGAGCTACTTTGTACGCGTAAAAACTGGAATCGTGTGATTCTGGAAGGGCGTAAACCGGGTCAGACTATTGGTATTGGCTGCGATAGCACTCGTGAGCCTTTAGATAAAGTCGGTAAAGCGCTGTTTGACGACTTGCGCCGGGTGGCAGAAGTGCTGGACGGCAAAGACAGTCGGGCTTATCAGGATGTATGTGATGAGCTAGTTGCTTCCTTCGATAATCCGGAACTGACGTTCTCTGCTCGTATTTTACAGGCAATGAAAGCGGAAGGAATCGGTGGTGTCGGGCTGGATCTGGCTGAACGTTATCGCGAAATGTTACGCAGTGAGCCGTTGGAAATATTGACTGAAGAACAGCTTTCAGCTGAACGTGACCGTTCTTGGATTCGTCAAGGTGAGCTGGAACGTAGTGATGAACTAAGCTTTGAAGAGTATCTGGCGATACACGCAGGTCGCTAGAAAAAGAAAAGGCCACAATCAATGTGGCCAAATTAACATCTCTGTATACAGGGATGATGATAACAAATGCGCGTCTTTCACATATTAAGACGGCGGTGATTTAAAAAAGTTTCATTGGGTTCGAAAAAAAATTCTTCTGCGAGAAATAATTTTTTTTGAGGAGGTAACAAGATGCCATTATTGGACAGTTTTACAGTTGACCACACCATTATGAAAGCACCGGCCGTTCGCGTTGCTAAGACGATGAAAACCCCTCACGGCGATGCAATCACCGTGTTTGATTTACGTTTCTGCGTGCCGAATAAAGAAGTTTTGCCGGAGAAAGGTATTCATACGCTGGAGCATTTATTCGCAGGTTTTATGCGTGATCATCTGAATGGTCAGGGTGTGGAAATTATTGATATCTCACCAATGGGCTGCCGTACCGGTTTCTATATGAGCCTGATTGGCACACCTGACGAGCAGCGTGTGGCGGAAGCGTGGAAAGCGGCGATGGCTGATGTACTGAAAGTCACTGACCAGCGTAAAATTCCTGAGCTGAATGAATATCAGTGTGGGACTTACCAAATGCATTCGCTGGAAGAAGCGCAGGACATTGCCAAAAGCATCATCGAGCGTGGTGTGCGGGTAAATCATAACGATGAGTTGGCATTACCGAAAGAGAAACTGACTGAACTGCACATCTAGCATCGTTGATATGTTGGAAAATAAATATCCTCCGGCATAGCCGGAGGTTTTTCATATGCGCCTATAAGGCTCTGTTGCCAGCCGCGCCCTAACAGGCGCATCGCGATCTGACATTTGCATTTATGGATTACTTACGGCCCGTAAACGGGCTGCCCGGATAGGGGATCGAGAGTTGCTCACCCATTTTATCCTCTTCCAACTGGTGCTTTATGTATTCTTGTATCCTGGCTGTATTTTTCCCAACCGTATCAACGTAATACCCTCGACACCAGAACTCCCTGTTACGGTATTTGAACTTCAAATCGCCAAACTGCTCATAAAGCATCAGGCTGCTCTTTCCTTTCAGGTATCCCATAAAACCCGACACACTCATTTTGGGCGGGATTTCCAGAAGCATATGGATGTGATCCACACAGCATTCTGCTTCCAGAATATTCACGTTTTTCCATTCGCACAGCTTTCTTAAGATACTGCCTATCGCTTTGCGCTTTTCCCCGTAGAACACCTTTCTTCGGTACTTCGGCGCAAAAACCATGTGATATCTACAGTTCCATCGCGTGTGCGCTAAGCTCTTTTCGTCCCTCATAGGGACCCCCTTTTGATTTCTTGTTGAACATTTGCAGTTGCCAGACCGCAAACTGTTTTAACAAATCAAAGGGGTTTTTATAACTGGCTCAAAGCTGAAAGCTTTACCGAACCTCCAGCCTGGCTGGAGGTTTTCTGTGCACAACAAAAAAAGACGCGAGAGCGTCTTTTTTATTGGGCGCGTATTTATCGCGCGCGAGTTGCTCGATCTGCGGCTATTACTGCGGATTAAGCGGTGAATGCGGATGATCGATCGGGGTAACTCTGACCTGTTTAATCATATTGTCCTGTACGTCCAATACTTCGATTTCGTAATGGCCGATGCGCACTTGAGCGTTAATCTCAGGAATATCTTCTAGGGTTTCAAGCAGCATGCCATTAATGGTGCGGGCGTCGACCGGCAGCGACCAGTTAAAGGCCTTATTCAGTTCCCGGACATTGGCGGTGCCGTCGATAATTACCGAGCCATCGCTTTGTGGATTCACTTCTTCCGCCAACGTAGGGGACATTGACGTAGTGAAATCTCCGACAATCTCTTCCAGAATATCTTCTACCGTAACCAGTCCTTGAATATCGCCGTATTCATCGACAATCATGCCGACTTTTTCTTTATTGCGCTGGAATTTGACCAGTTGAACGTTCAGCGGTGTGCCTTCTGGAATAAAGTAGATTTCATCCGCCGCGCGCAGCAGGTTTTCTTTGTTGAACTCTTTTTTCTCGGTCATCAGCCGGTAGGCTTCACGCACTCGTAGCATCCCAATCGCGTCATCCAGCGATTGGCGATACAGCACAATTCGACCGTGAGGGGAATGAGTTAACTGGCGCATAATGGACTTCCAATCATCATTGATATCAATACCAACCACTTCATTGCGCGGCACCATAATGTCGCTGACTGTGACTTTTTCCAGATCCAGCACCGAGATCAACATGTCCTGATTACGACGGGAAATTTGTGAGTGTGATTCATTCACGATACTGCGTAATTCGTCTTTACTCACTGCATCACTGACGTGCACATTGCCTTTGATACCGCACAGGCGCATCAACAGGCGGGTAATGCTGTTCAGTAACCAGACCAGCGGCAGCATGATCTTCTGCAAAGGAGCCAATAGCATGCTGCTAGGGAAGGCGACGCGCTCTGGATAGAGCGCAGCGATGGTTTTCGGCATCACTTCAGCAAAAATCAGCACCACAAAGGTCAATACGCCAGTGGCAACTGCCACGCCTGCGTTACCGTACAGTCGAATTCCAACTATGGTGGCCAGCGCCGATGCGAGAATGTTAACCAGATTATTGCCGATAAGAACCAGGCTAATCAGACGATCCGGGCGGCGTAATAGTTTTTCCACGCGGCGGGCAGAACGGTTTCCTTGCTTGGCCAAATGGCGCAGGCGGTAGCGGTTTAGCGTCATCATGCCGGTTTCTGAGGCGGAGAAGTAAGCCGATACCACGACCATAATGATCAGAATGATGATAAGTGTACTGGTAGAGACCTGGTCCAACGCAATATTCCTTATAGCGATAGATGAAGGCTCCAGTCAGGGTAACAGGAGCCATAGGTTGGGCGGGGGAGTGTCGTTAGCCGATCATGATCTCTTGCAGCAGGCGGCTGCCGAAATAGGCTAGAGTCAGTAAGAATGCTCCGGCAAAGCTGAACCAGACCACGCGGCGGCCGCGCCACCCTTCGTGATAATGACCCCACAATAGAATAATGTAGACAAACCACGCCATAATCGACAGCACGGCTTTATGGACATTCTCTTTGCTGAACAAATTATCCATATATAACAAACCGGTGCAGAGCGTTAGCGTCAGCAGCACTACGCCAATTTGCGTAATGTGAAACATTTTTCGCTCAATGCTCATCAGTGGCGGCATATCGGCGGTGAATGTCAGTTTTTTATTCTTCAGTAGATAATCCAGCCAAGCTAGCTGCATGGCGTACAATGCGGCAATAATCAGCGTGGCATAACCCAATAGCGCCAGCCCAATATGGATAAATAACGCCGGGCTGCCTTCCAGATGGGTAATGAATTCGCCTGGCATCAGACTGGCGAGAGCCAAATTGATCATGGCAAAGCTGTAAACGATTGGCAGCAGGAACCAGCCGCGCCCACGAGAGGCCACGAATGTCATGATTGAGCAGATCATCAAACCGACAATAGAGCCGATATTCAGCAAAGTCAGGTTTTGACCCTCGCCAACATCAAATATTTGATGTTTCAATGCGATACCATGGCAAACCAGCGCTACTACGGCAGAAACCAGGGCTAGCCGTCGGTAAGCGCTGCTCTTCCTCACCAAACTGGGAATAATCAGTCCCAGACTAAGTAAATAGGCAACTAGAGCCAAAATAGAGAACACGGGCATAGCGGTTAATAGGCATCGGCTGAGTGAATTGGATAACCAGTATAACGTTAGCAGCGTCATGCTCCAACCGTTCTCCTACGTGAAGGCAGAGATCGCGCGCGCTTCGTGTTATAATCCCGCCATTGTGTCGCCCGGGCGGCCTGTTTCCACGTTGAGCATGAGACGATGTTTGAGAACTTAACCGATCGATTATCGCGCACACTGCGCAATATCAGCGGCCGTGGCCGGCTGACAGAAGAAAATATTAAAGAAACCCTGCGTGAAGTCCGCATGGCATTGCTTGAGGCCGACGTTGCCTTGCCGGTGGTTCGTGACTTTATCAACCGGGTTAAAGAGCGTGCGGTTGGCCATGAGGTCAATAAAAGCCTTACGCCGGGCCAAGAATTTGTAAAAATTGTTAAGAATGAGCTGATCGGCGCCATGGGCGAGATCAATAACGAACTCAATCTGGCAGCCCAACCGCCGGCGGTCGTTTTGATGGCCGGTCTGCAAGGGGCAGGTAAAACAACCAGCGTAGCTAAGCTGGGTAAGTTCCTGAGAGAAAAGCAGAAGAAAAAAGTGCTGGTGGTTTCTGCCGACGTTTATCGCCCTGCGGCGATCAAACAGTTGGAAACGCTGGCGCAGCAGGTTGGCGTTGAATTCTTCCCGTCGGACGTGCAGGAAAAACCGATTGATATCGTTAATCGGGCTTTACAGCAGGCGAAACTGAAATTCTTTGATGTGCTGATCGTCGATACTGCCGGTCGTTTGCACGTTGATGAAGCCATGATGGACGAAATCAAACAGATTCATGCCGCGATTAATCCGGTAGAAACGCTGTTTGTTGTCGATGCCATGACCGGTCAGGATGCTGCCAACACGGCGAAAGCGTTTAACGAAGCGCTGCCGTTGACCGGCGTGGTGTTGACCAAGGTAGACGGCGATGCTCGTGGCGGTGCCGCGCTGTCGATTCGTCATATCACCGGTAAGCCGATTAAATTCCTCGGTGTGGGTGAGAAAACCGAAGCGTTGGAGCCATTCCATCCGGACCGCGTTGCTTCACGTATTCTGGGGATGGGCGACGTTCTCTCCCTGATCGAAGACATTGAAAGCAAAGTTGACCGTGCACAGGCGGAAAAATTAGCGACCAAGCTGAAGAAAGGCGACGGGTTTGACCTGAACGACTTTCTGGATCAGTTAAAACAAATGCGCAATATGGGTGGCATGGCCAGCATGTTGAGCAAGATGCCCGGTGCAGGCCAGTTGCCTGACAACGTGAAATCGCAAATGGATGACAAAGTGACGGTGCGGATGGAAGCCATCATCAACTCGATGACGCTGAAAGAACGTGCCAAGCCGGAAATCATCAAAGGTTCTCGCAAGCGCCGTATCGCAGCGGGTTCCGGTATGCAGGTTCAGGATGTGAACCGCCTGCTGAAACAGTTCGATGAAATGCAGCGCATGATGAAGAAAATGAAAAACGGCGGTCTGGCCAAAATGATGCGTGGCATGAAAGGTATGATGCCACCGGGTTTCCCTGGCCGTTAATGCCCTCATTTGCCCTGATAAGCATTCAGGCGAAAAGGGTTATCAATTTCCCGCCAGAAACGGCGGTAAACGATGAAAATTGGCCTCATTATAAAAGTAGCGGACAGGAATCTACGCTTTAGATTGCTTTTTGCGCCAAAATGAGTAAAATTTTCGGGCTTTTTATATTGCAACTGAACCCCGTTCCCCGATGGGGTTCAGTTGTTTTATTAACTAAAGAGGATGTTATGGTAACAATTCGTTTGGCTCGTGGCGGCGCTAAAAAGCGTCCGTTCTATCAAGTAGTAGTGACCGACAGCCGTAATGCTCGTGACGGTCGTTTCATCGAACGTGTAGGCTTCTTTAACCCGATCGCATCTGGTCAGGCTGAAGCACTGCGTTTGGACCTGGATCGTATCGAACATTGGATCGGCCTGGGCGCAACTGTTTCTGATCGCGTTTCTGCGCTGATCAAAGACGCTAAGAAAGCAGCTTAATCTGTCGCGGTGGTGGTTATTATGAGCAAACAACTCAATCCAGTGGTTCCCGAGCAGCCGATTGTTCTTGGCAAAATGGGTTCAACTTACGGCATTCGCGGTTGGCTCAGAGTATTTTCATCCACCGAGAACGCCGAAAGCATTTTTGACTATCAGCCGTGGTTTATCCAGCAGGCCGGTAAGTGGCAGCACGTCGAGTTGGAAGACTGGAAGCGCCACAGTCAAGATTTGATCATCAAAGTCAAAGGTGTTGACGATCGGGATGCTGCGAATCTGCTAACTAATTGCGAAATTATGGTGGATTCGAAACAATTGCCAGAACTAGAAGGTGATGATTACTACTGGAAAGACCTTATGGGCTGTCAGGTAGTAACCACAACCGGTTACGAACTGGGTAAAATCATCGATATGATGGAAACCGGTTCTAACGATGTCATGGTAGTCAAAGCAAACCTGAAAGATGCATTCGGTATGAAGGAGCGGTTGGTCCCGTTTCTTCATGGGCAGGTTATCAAGAATGTCGATCTCACTGCTCAACGTGTTGAAGTAGATTGGGATCCTGGTTTTTGACCTCTGAATTAAACGGCAACGGCGAGTGGAACAAAACGATGTGGATTGGTGTTATCAGCCTGTTTCCTGAGATGTTCCGCGCAATAACCGATTTTGGGGTAACTGGCCGGGCAGTAAAAAATGGCCTGCTGAGCGTGCAGTGTTGGAGTCCTCGTGACTTTACCTACGATCGGCATCGTACCGTGGATGACCGCCCATACGGCGGTGGCCCGGGAATGCTGATGATGGTGCAACCGTTAAGGGAAGCCATTCATGCAGCAAAAGCGGCGGCAGGCGAGGGAGCAAAGGTGATTTATCTGTCACCTCAAGGACGCAAACTGGACCAACAGGGTGTCTGCGAACTGGCAACCAACCAGAAGATGATTTTGGTGTGTGGTCGGTACGAAGGTATTGATGAGCGCGTAATCAAAACCGAAATTGATGAAGAATGGTCAATTGGGGATTACGTTCTCAGCGGCGGTGAGCTGCCGGCAATGACGCTGATTGATTCTGTATCCCGCTTTATACCGGGCGTACTGGGTCATCAGGCCTCGGCTGAGGAAGATTCCTTCGCTGATGGATTGCTGGATTGCCCGCACTATACCCGTCCGGAGGTGTTGGAAGGCATGGAAGTTCCGCCAGTATTACTGTCGGGCAACCACGCTGAGATTCGTCGCTGGCGCTTAAAGCAGTCGCTGGGCCGTACCTGGCTTAGAAGACCTGAACTTCTAGAAAGCCTAGCTCTGACTGACGAGCAAATGGTGTTGCTGGCTGAGTTCCGAAAGGAGCAAGAGGCCTGAGCGACAGAACTATGAAAGGAACGTTTCGCCGCGTGCAAACGATCCTGATATATCAGTTTACCTAGGGTAAGAGACTTATTATGAGCAATATTATCAAGCAAATCGAACAAGAGCAGATGAAGCAAGACGTACCTGCATTCCGTCCGGGTGATTCCGTGGAAGTTAAGGTATGGGTCGTTGAAGGTGCTAAAAAACGTCTGCAGGCATTCGAGGGCGTGGTTATCGCAATCCGTAACCGCGGTCTGCACTCTGCATTCACTGTTCGTAAAATTTCCAACGGCGAAGGTGTTGAGCGTGTATTCCAAACTCACTCCCCAGTAATCGACAGCATTACTGTTAAGCGCCGTGGTGCCGTTCGTCAAGCGAAACTGTACTACCTGCGTGAGCGTACTGGTAAGTCTGCTCGTATCAAAGAGCGTCTTAACCGTATTAACTAAGATACAGCTCAGGCTTCATCCAATAGTTAATAGTTATCAAGGGGTTGGCCATTGGCTGACCCCTTTTTTTATCTGTAAAGTCTCTCAAAGCTCCCGTTTACTTTTCTTATTGATATAAACTGCCATTCCGTCTACCTCAGTTATTTTATTGATATTTTTTGCGCACCGCCTCGAATAAACCAAGTAAAAACTTTGATAATAAAGCTAGCTCTGGCTAGGCTGCATCTCATTCAATTGAATGCTAAAGCCAATAAGAGGAAGAAAATGCTGCAAGGAAAAAGAGCTGTGGTGACCGGTGGTGGGCGCGATTTTGGTCAGGCTGTTTCAGTATGGTTAGCGCGGGAAGGTGCTGAAGTCGTTTTATGCAGTCGGGTTATCGCGCAGGCGCAGGCAACCGTGGATATTATTCGCGCCGAAGGTGGTATTGCCGAGGCCTATGAGTGCGATATTTCCGATATGAATTCAGTCCGGCAGTTTTCTCACGGGTTACTAAAACATGAAAAGCCGATAGATATCCTCTTGCTAAGCGCGGCTCAATGGCTGGAAGGGGATTTACAAACAGGCGGTGGCGATGAGGATATTATTAGCACCATTAATGCCGGTTTAACGGGCTCTATTTTACTGACCAAAGCGCTACTACCGAGGATGAATAGAGAGCAGGGCAGCGATATTATCGCGATGGTTTCTGTCTGCGGCGTGCCGAATTTCACTCAATCTAACGCCCATCCCGCATTTTTCGCCGCTAAGCAGGGTTTTAGCGGCTTTTGCCATACTATTTCCCAGAGCTTAGCTGCTGAAAATATCCGTTTGACCGCGCTGTATCCCCCAGATTTTGAAACCCTTGGTTTTGACGAAGATATTTCTCATCATAATCAGACAAACCAACGCTTGTTAACCGGCCAATCTATTTGGCAAACCGTTAAATTTGTCGTGACTCAGCCGCGCAGTTGCCACATCAACGCTATTCATTTTCAGGGACCGAGCCGCGAACCGTTGGGATAAATGGATGAGTTAGTTATAGGAAGGAGAGCGTCAGTGAGGAAAATCTTAGCGTGACTGCGCCACGCTAAGAATATTCAGATGATTACAGACCGTAAACCAGCGTGACTGAGGTTGTCGTGTCGGTATTTTTGGGGGCGCTGGCCGGAGGCTTGGTGTTGTAGGTAACAACGTAAGCCAGACGCAGAGCAAAACTCTTATTGATTGCTACGTTTAACGCAGTTTCAGAGTTCAGCGTAGTCTCTTCGTTGGCTAAAGCTGAAACGCCTTCGCTAAACACGGTGTTATCGGTCAACTGATAGGTATAGTTGGTGCCAGCATAGGCCAAGGCTTTAGTTGCGCGGCCACCGCGATAGAATTCGTCATGGCGAACACCTGGACCGAATTCCACGCGCAGATTATGTAAAGCGCCGGTAAGAATCTGCCGACCATAACCGGTTGTGAGTACGGAGCGAGAATCGTAGCCGTTATAACGATCGTTCAACCAGCTGGCTTGACCGAACAGATAGTTGCGGTCGGTTAGATTATAGCGAGTACGTCCACCTAACTGATAGCGCTCTGAAGATCTTACCTCATTGGAGCTGGTGTTTCTTGCGGAGCCCCAAAGGCTATAAGCCGTATTGGGTTGGAACCAGGTCAACGTGGAGTTGGCTGTCAGGGTTGAGTTATTAGTATTCCCCGATTGAGCGTTATAACCCGCTTCGACATTACCGACAAAACTGTGTTTAGCAGTAGCAGGATCATCAAGTGCGGTAAAAACGGTGGCATCGGCAAAAGCTGATGCGCTGAACATAGACACTGCTAACGTACTGAAATAAAAAGGTAACGCCCTGGTATGACGCAAAGAGAACATAATGCTTCCATGGTAAAAAAGAATAAGATTGATAATGCGGCCGGCATTGTATCAACTTGCGATCAAAGTTATTCATAAGATATTGCCAATCTTCAAATAAATTATAATAAACGCATTTCACATATGAGATTATTATTAGCAATTATTTTTTATGACAGGACGCAGGGCAGAAAAGTCGGCAATAAACCATATTTTGTCTGTGAGAATTGGATAAAATATCAGGGGATAGGGTAATAAATTTAATTTTTTGGCTTTATCCCTCAGTGTTAATTGAGTTTCCTGACTTAAGTTAATTTTTATGGGTGGAGGGGCAATTTCTTACCCCTTGATGATTTTTAAACGGATTTTATTACATAAAGGTATTTACCAGCAGATAACCAGTCATACAGGAGCACACCACGCCGATTAAACCGGGGATGATAAAACTATGGTTAATGATAAAGCGGCCAATTTTTGTCGTACCGGAGCGGTCAAAACCGATGCAAGCCAGATCGCTGGGATAAGTCGGTAATACAAAGTAACCGTAGGCCGCAGGGAAGAAGGCGATCAGCATTTTAGGATCGACACCTAATTGCAACCCCATAGGAGCAATAGCTGCCAATGCCGCCGCCTGACTGTTTACCAGCTTAGAAACCAAAAACAGTACAATGGCATAGGTCCACGGCTGGCTTTTTACCACGTCTTCCAGTACCAGTTTTAATTCCCCCATATGTGCCTGGAAAAAAGTATCACTCATCCAGGCGACGCCGAATACCGAGAAAATCGCTACCATGCCCGCTTTGAATACCGCACCGTTTGAAATATCGCTCGGTTTAACTTTACAGCCCATCAGAATCACTGCACCGGCAATTAACATCATCATCTGAATAACCAGATTCATAGAGAGCGGTTTAAGTACGCCTTTAACTTCATAAGCCGGACGTAAATCGCCAAATGCGCCGAGTAATACGACGATGGCGATGGCACTAAAGAATATCCAGGTTGACCAGTAAGCCTGTTTCGGGAAAACCTGATTCAGCAGCGTATCAGTGCTGCCATATATGAAGGCACGTTGCTCCGGATCTTTTATTCGAGCCTGAAAATCAGGGTCTTTATCCAAATCTTTACCGCGGCGTAGGCTCCACAGCGCTGCGGCTAACACGCCCACTAACGAAGCGGGAACAGAAATCGCCAAAATTTCCAGTATGCTATAAGCATGCCCGATGCCGTGAGCCGCGCCAATAATAGAAACCAGAGAAACTACGGCCACTGATACCGGCGATGCGGTAATGGCCATTTGCGAAGCAACGGAAGCGACGGCCATTGGGCGCTCGGGACGGATTCCTTTCTTGAGGGCGATATCTGAAATAATCGGGAACATGGTATAAACCACATGTCCGGTGCCGCATAAAAAGGTTAATGACCAGGTTGTGAACGGAGCTAATAGCGTTATATGTTGCGGATGCCGACGTAATAAGCGTTCGGCAAACTGCATCATGATATTTAATCCGCCAGCGGTTTGTAATACTGAAGCACAGCCAATAACCGCTAATATCGTCAGCATGACATCAACCGGTGGTTTACCCGGTTCAAGGCCAAATATAAAGGTTAAAATAAATAAGCCGATGCCACTAATAAGGCCTAGCCCCATGCCCCCAAAGCGAGTGCCGATTAATAGGCACAGAATAATAATTGCAAATTGCAGTGTTATCATAACGATCCCTTGTATTTTTCTGTATGAAAAAAGCTTGTTAGCCAATCCTGTTTTTAAAATGTCATATTTTTCTTTGCTATAACCATCAAAGCACAGATCGCTAAAGCAAAAACTTGGCTAATATCAAGAGAGCGCGTCTTATTTATTGAATGAATTAAAACCGAGAGGAAGATCTGTTTTTTATAATTTTTAGTCGAGAAAAAAGAAAGGAATAATATTGGTTATCCCTGATGGTTATTCATGTAAAACGATTGTTTTAATATTGTTCGATATATTGTTGGGCTGGGTTTTAATTAGCTATTTAATTAATCCAGATTTGCTGAAGTATTTCGGCATCTTTAACTGAATCACAGCTGGCAGGGAAATTATCGCCCCGTTCAAAGTGAATTTTCAAGCGGGCAGGCTGGCAAAGATCCTGTTGCCCAGCATGATAACCTGATAGGTAATAGTCGCGATTAATGTGTGGATTGCCATACCATTCGGCTAGAGTCTCATTATCTCTGACAATCAACCCGCCCTGAGCATCACTGAATCCGATCTCATACCAGCTCGTCGGGTCTTTGACTTCATCATTAGGGTCAAGAGAATGGCTACAGCCGCTAAGTAACAGCGCACCGATCATCATCTGCTTATATTTCATGGTGAAGTTCTTCTGCAACCGATTTGCGATAGCTGTTTTAGATAATGATATCAGGCTATGCCTAACTTCTCTTTAAGTGGTTTTAGATAACGTCGGCTAACCGGGATGTGCTTTCCGGTGCGAGTGACAACTTCTGCTGAACCGTTATCCATAAGCTGTATTTCGCCTAGCTGTTCCGTGTTCACCATATATTGACGGTGACAGCGAATAAAAGGCGTTTTTTCTTCCAGCGTTTTCAACGAGAGCTGGGTATAACCTGATTGCACCATGCCCACAACGTGCACACCGCTAAGCTCTGAACTGAGATATTCGACCTCTTCTATTTTCAAAAGAAAGATACGATTATGCCCGGAGCAGGGAATGTGACGCAGCATCGGTTCGGTGATTTTGTGTAAATTATTATTTACAGTTAGGCCTCGACGCAGGCGAATAAGTGTCTTGGCCAATCGTTGCTGGTCGAGGGGTTTTAGCAGATAGTCGAAAGCATGTTCTTCGAAGGCGCGGACAGCATACTCGTCAAAGGCAGTGACAAACACAATGTGGGGCATGCTCTCTGGGTTCAGCATGCTCGCTAGCTCCAGTCCGTTGATGCGAGGCATTTGAATATCGAGAAATACGACATCCGGCTGGAGCCGCTGAATCGCGGGGATAGCTTCTATAGCGTTACTGCATTCAGCGATAACCTCAATGTCTTGCTCTTCACTTAATCGTTCGCGTAAATCTTCGCGCGCAGGTTGTTCATCATCAACGATGATCGCTCTCAGCATACTTCCTCCACAAATTTTTCTCATTTTATCATGGTGATTTGCTGCTTGGAGAACCATCTGTACAAACTGCGACATCCCGCAAAAGTTAGCCAGATTGTGGGTGTAAAGTTTGCGGTAATTATTTATTTACAGATATGGATTGAAAAGTTTACACGGCGTGATATTGTGGAACTCAGAAACGACACCGCACATGAAACGATACTCGCTTAACAGAGGTAGGTAGGAAATATGATCATGCAAAAAGATGCGCTCAATAACGTTCATATCAGTGCTGAACAAATACTGATTACGCCGGAAGAACTGAAGAATCGGTTCCCGTTGAGTGAAAATGATCAATATGCAATTGCTTCGTCGCGCAAAACCATTGCTGATATCGTTCAGGGGCGCGACCCGCGTTTGTTAGTGGTTTGCGGTCCTTGTTCCATTCACGATGTGGATGCTGCGTTGGATTATGCTCGTCGTCTGAAACTCCTCTCTGCTGAATTGAGCGATAGCCTGTACATCGTTATGCGCGTTTATTTTGAAAAACCAAGAACTACCGTAGGTTGGAAAGGTTTGATCAACGATCCGTACATGGATGGTTCTTTTGATATGGAAGCAGGCCTGCATATTGCTCGACGCCTGTTGCTGGATTTAGTGGGTATGGGATTGCCATTGGCGACCGAAGCACTTGACCCAAATAGCCCGCAATACCTCGGCGATCTGTTCAGTTGGTCGGCCATTGGTGCCCGTACCACGGAATCCCAGACTCACCGTGAAA carries:
- the rimM gene encoding ribosome maturation factor RimM (Essential for efficient processing of 16S rRNA) is translated as MSKQLNPVVPEQPIVLGKMGSTYGIRGWLRVFSSTENAESIFDYQPWFIQQAGKWQHVELEDWKRHSQDLIIKVKGVDDRDAANLLTNCEIMVDSKQLPELEGDDYYWKDLMGCQVVTTTGYELGKIIDMMETGSNDVMVVKANLKDAFGMKERLVPFLHGQVIKNVDLTAQRVEVDWDPGF
- a CDS encoding HlyC/CorC family transporter, which produces MDQVSTSTLIIILIIMVVVSAYFSASETGMMTLNRYRLRHLAKQGNRSARRVEKLLRRPDRLISLVLIGNNLVNILASALATIVGIRLYGNAGVAVATGVLTFVVLIFAEVMPKTIAALYPERVAFPSSMLLAPLQKIMLPLVWLLNSITRLLMRLCGIKGNVHVSDAVSKDELRSIVNESHSQISRRNQDMLISVLDLEKVTVSDIMVPRNEVVGIDINDDWKSIMRQLTHSPHGRIVLYRQSLDDAIGMLRVREAYRLMTEKKEFNKENLLRAADEIYFIPEGTPLNVQLVKFQRNKEKVGMIVDEYGDIQGLVTVEDILEEIVGDFTTSMSPTLAEEVNPQSDGSVIIDGTANVRELNKAFNWSLPVDARTINGMLLETLEDIPEINAQVRIGHYEIEVLDVQDNMIKQVRVTPIDHPHSPLNPQ
- a CDS encoding cytochrome C assembly family protein, whose product is MPVFSILALVAYLLSLGLIIPSLVRKSSAYRRLALVSAVVALVCHGIALKHQIFDVGEGQNLTLLNIGSIVGLMICSIMTFVASRGRGWFLLPIVYSFAMINLALASLMPGEFITHLEGSPALFIHIGLALLGYATLIIAALYAMQLAWLDYLLKNKKLTFTADMPPLMSIERKMFHITQIGVVLLTLTLCTGLLYMDNLFSKENVHKAVLSIMAWFVYIILLWGHYHEGWRGRRVVWFSFAGAFLLTLAYFGSRLLQEIMIG
- the luxS gene encoding S-ribosylhomocysteine lyase, whose product is MPLLDSFTVDHTIMKAPAVRVAKTMKTPHGDAITVFDLRFCVPNKEVLPEKGIHTLEHLFAGFMRDHLNGQGVEIIDISPMGCRTGFYMSLIGTPDEQRVAEAWKAAMADVLKVTDQRKIPELNEYQCGTYQMHSLEEAQDIAKSIIERGVRVNHNDELALPKEKLTELHI
- the ffh gene encoding signal recognition particle protein, whose protein sequence is MFENLTDRLSRTLRNISGRGRLTEENIKETLREVRMALLEADVALPVVRDFINRVKERAVGHEVNKSLTPGQEFVKIVKNELIGAMGEINNELNLAAQPPAVVLMAGLQGAGKTTSVAKLGKFLREKQKKKVLVVSADVYRPAAIKQLETLAQQVGVEFFPSDVQEKPIDIVNRALQQAKLKFFDVLIVDTAGRLHVDEAMMDEIKQIHAAINPVETLFVVDAMTGQDAANTAKAFNEALPLTGVVLTKVDGDARGGAALSIRHITGKPIKFLGVGEKTEALEPFHPDRVASRILGMGDVLSLIEDIESKVDRAQAEKLATKLKKGDGFDLNDFLDQLKQMRNMGGMASMLSKMPGAGQLPDNVKSQMDDKVTVRMEAIINSMTLKERAKPEIIKGSRKRRIAAGSGMQVQDVNRLLKQFDEMQRMMKKMKNGGLAKMMRGMKGMMPPGFPGR
- the tnpA gene encoding IS200/IS605 family transposase, which translates into the protein MRDEKSLAHTRWNCRYHMVFAPKYRRKVFYGEKRKAIGSILRKLCEWKNVNILEAECCVDHIHMLLEIPPKMSVSGFMGYLKGKSSLMLYEQFGDLKFKYRNREFWCRGYYVDTVGKNTARIQEYIKHQLEEDKMGEQLSIPYPGSPFTGRK
- the rpsP gene encoding 30S ribosomal protein S16, whose translation is MVTIRLARGGAKKRPFYQVVVTDSRNARDGRFIERVGFFNPIASGQAEALRLDLDRIEHWIGLGATVSDRVSALIKDAKKAA